From a region of the Chitinophaga caseinilytica genome:
- a CDS encoding alpha/beta hydrolase: MSILHKLHFVLALLATALTAYGQERPQEPKPKYPYHVENVYFPNRKDSLSLAGTFTRPFEPGKYPAVILISGSGPQDRNSNILGHKTFLVIADYLTRNGIAVLRYDDRGVGESTGSMKGSGIAEFTRDAGAALEYLKGRVDVDVKKIGVLGHSEGGAIGLELAAGNKDVAFLVSLAGPGVSGDELIMSQTKAILAQFQVGDSILQQQLGYQRRMMDAILQEKDTAALRARIRSNAKVQYDDNPGIQKNMQEGTFIQQVSSQYLTPEYLSIVRFDPKPYFAKVKCPVLALNGDKDVQVVSSVHLPGWKNGIKNADIREMPGLNHLFQTCKTCQGQEYGRLTETISPAVLSEISNWIRHQTGLRK, from the coding sequence ATGTCGATCTTGCACAAACTCCATTTCGTGCTGGCCTTGCTGGCAACGGCATTGACGGCCTACGGGCAGGAGCGCCCCCAGGAACCCAAGCCCAAATATCCCTATCACGTGGAAAACGTGTATTTCCCCAACCGGAAAGACAGTCTTTCCCTGGCAGGCACTTTCACCCGCCCGTTCGAGCCCGGGAAGTACCCGGCCGTGATCCTCATTTCCGGCAGCGGCCCGCAAGACCGGAACAGCAACATCCTCGGGCATAAGACTTTCCTGGTCATCGCCGATTACCTCACCCGCAACGGCATCGCCGTGCTGCGGTACGACGATCGCGGGGTAGGGGAGAGCACCGGCAGTATGAAAGGCAGCGGCATCGCGGAGTTTACAAGAGACGCCGGCGCTGCGCTGGAATATTTGAAAGGCAGGGTGGACGTGGATGTGAAAAAGATCGGCGTGCTGGGCCATAGCGAAGGTGGCGCCATCGGGCTGGAGCTGGCGGCAGGCAACAAAGACGTCGCATTTCTCGTTTCGCTGGCGGGGCCGGGCGTGAGCGGGGACGAGCTGATCATGAGCCAGACGAAAGCGATCCTCGCACAATTCCAGGTCGGCGATTCGATCCTGCAACAACAGCTGGGCTACCAGCGCAGGATGATGGACGCCATTTTACAGGAAAAAGACACTGCCGCACTGAGGGCCCGCATCCGCAGCAACGCCAAAGTGCAGTACGACGATAATCCGGGTATTCAGAAAAACATGCAGGAAGGGACGTTCATACAACAGGTTTCGTCACAATATCTGACACCTGAATACCTTTCCATCGTCCGTTTCGATCCAAAACCCTATTTTGCCAAAGTGAAATGTCCGGTGCTGGCGCTCAACGGCGATAAAGACGTGCAGGTGGTCAGCAGCGTTCATCTTCCGGGATGGAAGAACGGCATTAAAAATGCGGATATCCGCGAAATGCCCGGGCTCAACCATCTTTTTCAAACATGCAAAACCTGTCAGGGCCAGGAATACGGACGACTGACGGAAACCATATCACCAGCCGTGCTCAGCGAAATATCCAACTGGATACGGCATCAAACCGGCCTGCGGAAATAA
- a CDS encoding DUF423 domain-containing protein — translation MHKSFLVWAAALGALSVVLGAFGAHKLKELVPPETVSTFQTGVTYQFYHVFALLAVGILYAHAPSPQLVWAGRLFLGGILLFSGSLYVLTLLKATETVGLRGIGAITPVGGLLFIAGWICLLVGVLKK, via the coding sequence ATGCATAAATCGTTTTTAGTCTGGGCCGCCGCCCTCGGCGCCCTTTCCGTGGTACTCGGCGCATTCGGCGCGCACAAGCTCAAGGAACTCGTGCCGCCAGAAACCGTGAGCACGTTCCAGACCGGCGTTACCTACCAGTTCTACCACGTGTTCGCACTGCTGGCGGTAGGCATCCTGTACGCCCACGCGCCGTCGCCGCAACTCGTGTGGGCCGGGCGCCTCTTCCTCGGGGGCATCCTCCTGTTCTCGGGCTCGCTGTACGTGCTGACGTTGCTGAAAGCCACCGAAACCGTAGGGCTCCGCGGCATCGGCGCCATCACGCCCGTGGGTGGACTGCTCTTCATCGCCGGTTGGATTTGCCTGCTGGTTGGCGTACTGAAGAAATAA
- a CDS encoding shikimate kinase — protein sequence MKIFLLGFMGAGKSYWGKQLAAHWNLPFFDLDDVIVEYEGMPVADIFNTKGETYFRELESRLLRELTFDNDSFLISCGGGTPCFSDTMDFMNEAGKTIWLNPSVAVMVERLQRKQHKRPLIQDLTPEDLAAFTEKKLLERQPYYEQSQVIISDDEITLETFDKLIHHA from the coding sequence ATGAAAATTTTTCTCCTGGGTTTTATGGGAGCCGGAAAATCCTATTGGGGCAAGCAGCTCGCCGCCCACTGGAACCTGCCGTTCTTCGACCTCGACGATGTGATCGTGGAGTACGAAGGCATGCCGGTCGCCGATATCTTCAACACCAAAGGCGAAACCTATTTCCGCGAGCTGGAAAGCAGGCTGCTGCGCGAACTGACGTTTGATAACGACAGCTTCCTCATCTCCTGCGGCGGCGGAACGCCCTGTTTCTCCGACACCATGGATTTCATGAACGAAGCCGGTAAAACGATCTGGCTCAACCCTTCCGTTGCCGTGATGGTAGAGCGCCTCCAGCGGAAACAGCACAAGCGCCCCCTCATCCAGGACCTTACGCCGGAAGATCTGGCCGCCTTCACCGAGAAAAAATTACTGGAACGCCAGCCATATTATGAGCAAAGTCAGGTGATCATCAGTGACGATGAGATAACTTTGGAGACTTTTGACAAACTGATCCACCATGCATAA
- a CDS encoding 4'-phosphopantetheinyl transferase family protein → MALIRTIQIDPATRLGVWKIGEEEGFFRERVNIDPGVHHPHKRLQHFAGRYLLVELFPDLPVHEIRVLDSRKPYIPGNPYYFSISHCGDFAAAIVSTREHVGIDIENVQPKIGRVAHKFLAEREQQFISGIRKLEHQTVCWSAKEAVYKWYGLGGLDFKANMQLQAFPLQQTGMLVCDFLKEDKMACLNMQYIIDNNLCLAWTAGENKQPNEP, encoded by the coding sequence ATGGCTTTAATACGAACGATACAAATCGATCCCGCCACCCGGCTGGGAGTGTGGAAAATTGGTGAAGAAGAAGGGTTTTTCAGGGAAAGGGTGAACATCGACCCCGGCGTTCACCATCCGCACAAGCGCCTCCAGCATTTTGCGGGGCGTTACCTGCTCGTGGAACTGTTCCCCGACCTGCCCGTCCATGAAATAAGGGTGCTCGACAGCAGAAAACCGTATATTCCGGGAAATCCTTATTATTTTTCCATCTCGCATTGTGGCGATTTTGCCGCCGCTATCGTGAGCACCCGCGAACATGTGGGCATCGATATCGAAAACGTGCAGCCCAAAATTGGGAGGGTAGCCCACAAATTCCTCGCCGAGCGCGAACAACAGTTCATCTCCGGCATCCGGAAACTGGAACACCAGACCGTTTGCTGGTCGGCCAAGGAAGCCGTTTACAAATGGTACGGCCTCGGCGGGCTCGATTTTAAGGCCAATATGCAACTCCAGGCTTTCCCCCTGCAGCAAACGGGCATGCTCGTCTGCGATTTTCTGAAAGAAGACAAGATGGCTTGCCTCAACATGCAATACATCATCGACAATAACCTATGCCTCGCCTGGACGGCCGGCGAAAACAAACAACCGAACGAGCCATGA
- the dcd gene encoding dCTP deaminase encodes MILSDKRILEEIEKGTIVISPYDRKYLGTNSYDVHLGKYLATYADRVLDARRHNEIVHFEIPDEGFVLQPNTLYLGVTLEYTETHAHVPFLEGKSSTGRLGIDIHATAGKGDVGFCNTWTLEISCAQPVRIYHGMPIGQLIYFVVEGQIETLYNKKGNAKYNGRTVRPVESMMWKNEF; translated from the coding sequence ATGATCTTGTCTGACAAAAGAATTCTGGAGGAAATTGAAAAGGGCACCATCGTGATCAGCCCTTACGACCGGAAGTACCTCGGTACCAACTCGTACGACGTGCACCTGGGCAAATACCTGGCTACGTACGCAGACCGGGTGCTGGACGCCCGCCGTCACAACGAGATCGTGCATTTCGAAATCCCTGACGAAGGTTTCGTGCTGCAGCCCAACACCCTCTACCTGGGCGTTACGCTCGAATACACGGAAACCCACGCCCATGTGCCCTTCCTGGAAGGCAAAAGCAGCACCGGCCGCCTGGGGATCGATATCCATGCCACCGCCGGCAAAGGCGATGTAGGTTTCTGCAACACCTGGACGCTGGAGATCTCCTGCGCCCAACCCGTCCGCATTTACCACGGCATGCCTATCGGACAGCTCATTTATTTCGTGGTGGAAGGCCAGATCGAAACGCTCTACAACAAGAAAGGCAACGCCAAATACAACGGCCGCACCGTTCGCCCCGTGGAATCCATGATGTGGAAGAACGAGTTCTAA
- a CDS encoding serine hydrolase domain-containing protein, whose protein sequence is MKSFLVLLGAVMMTVPLSAQQTFRKATTPAAAGFSAERLHRIDSFFEAAIARGLTPNAVTFIARKGQIVHYKAFGFSNLEKKTPARTDDIFRIASQTKLVTTVAVLMLYEEGRLFLDDPIAKFLPEFKDVQVLDGNGGTRPPKTPPTIRHLLSHSAGIPYQHPTVKEPNVYLSDLNGLTTEELIKQVAKRPLTHDPGEQFTYGYNTDVAGRIVEVISGKSLKDFFHERIFKPLGMNDTYFYLPKEKAGRLVEMYAKGEMDAPLTVHSSVSNRTFPIAGKQTLYLGGAGLVSTVADYAKLCQLVLNGGSFNHVRLLSRKTVELMSRNQIGNSFVWDRNDKFGLGLQIITEDTRYGDQATPGSLTWGGAYCSEYTIDPKEGIVMMVFTNVSPYAWYGEFVRKFRVLAYGALE, encoded by the coding sequence ATGAAATCTTTCCTTGTCTTGCTGGGAGCGGTGATGATGACCGTACCGCTTTCCGCGCAGCAAACTTTCCGCAAAGCCACCACGCCCGCGGCTGCCGGGTTTTCGGCAGAGCGCCTCCACCGGATCGACAGCTTTTTCGAAGCCGCCATTGCCCGGGGGCTGACGCCCAACGCTGTCACCTTCATCGCCCGTAAAGGGCAGATCGTGCATTACAAAGCGTTCGGGTTCAGCAATCTCGAAAAGAAAACCCCGGCGCGGACGGACGATATCTTCCGCATCGCTTCGCAAACCAAGCTGGTAACCACCGTCGCCGTGCTCATGCTGTACGAAGAAGGGCGCCTTTTCCTGGACGATCCCATCGCCAAATTCCTCCCGGAATTCAAAGACGTGCAGGTGCTCGACGGCAACGGGGGCACCCGTCCGCCGAAAACACCCCCTACTATCCGGCATCTGCTGTCGCATTCCGCGGGGATTCCCTACCAGCATCCCACCGTCAAGGAGCCGAACGTTTATCTCAGCGATCTGAACGGGCTGACGACGGAGGAGTTGATCAAACAGGTGGCAAAACGCCCCCTGACGCACGATCCCGGTGAGCAGTTCACATATGGGTACAATACGGACGTGGCGGGCAGGATCGTGGAAGTGATTTCCGGCAAGAGCCTGAAAGATTTTTTCCATGAGCGGATCTTCAAACCGCTCGGGATGAACGATACCTATTTCTACCTGCCGAAAGAAAAGGCGGGCAGACTGGTGGAAATGTACGCAAAAGGGGAGATGGATGCTCCGCTGACCGTCCACAGCAGCGTTTCCAACCGGACTTTTCCCATTGCCGGGAAACAAACCTTGTATCTCGGCGGCGCCGGGCTGGTAAGCACGGTAGCCGATTACGCGAAACTTTGTCAGCTGGTGCTGAACGGAGGAAGCTTCAATCATGTGCGGCTGCTGTCGCGCAAGACGGTTGAGCTCATGAGCCGGAACCAGATCGGGAACAGTTTTGTGTGGGACCGGAACGACAAGTTCGGGCTGGGACTGCAGATCATTACGGAAGACACGCGCTACGGCGACCAAGCTACGCCCGGTTCCCTCACCTGGGGCGGCGCTTACTGTTCCGAATATACCATCGACCCCAAAGAAGGGATCGTGATGATGGTGTTCACGAACGTGAGCCCGTATGCCTGGTACGGCGAGTTCGTGCGGAAGTTCAGGGTGCTGGCGTACGGGGCGCTGGAATAG
- a CDS encoding TlpA disulfide reductase family protein: protein MKRILLIAAVAFSACTPTRQAGLTKGPWQAQLNRADGGQIIFNFEVADSAGSQIIYVTNAGERMRVDEVNMEGDSVFIRMPFFDSEFKAAVYLNGSLKGKWIRHLADKDVDIDFYAQPGKSDRFAVTKPATRNVSGRWPTWFYDEPGKDSSFAIGEFSQQGSQVTGTFLTPSGDYRYLQGVVDGDSLKLSTFDGSHAYLFTAHIENDSTLSGGRFLAGITAKQQFSARKDSSARLQDATTLNTVKTPGAKLDFKFPDLEGKPVSIQDERFRNKAVIVQISGSWCPNCMDETAYLSEWYKKNKERGVEIVMLAYERTTDFEKSKKAAEGFAKRFDVTWPVLITGVTPSDPQKTEKTLPQLTGLKGFPTTIYLDRSGKVVEVHTGFNGPGTGEHYETYKKEFNALMDRLLD, encoded by the coding sequence ATGAAAAGGATCTTATTGATAGCCGCCGTTGCGTTCAGCGCCTGCACGCCCACGAGGCAGGCAGGCCTCACCAAAGGCCCCTGGCAGGCGCAGCTGAACCGCGCAGACGGCGGACAGATCATCTTCAACTTCGAGGTGGCCGACAGCGCCGGTTCGCAGATCATTTACGTTACCAATGCCGGGGAAAGGATGCGGGTAGACGAAGTGAACATGGAAGGCGATTCCGTTTTCATCCGCATGCCGTTTTTCGATTCGGAATTCAAAGCCGCGGTATACCTGAACGGCAGCCTGAAGGGGAAATGGATCCGCCACCTCGCGGATAAGGACGTAGACATCGATTTCTATGCGCAGCCCGGAAAATCTGACCGGTTCGCCGTTACGAAACCCGCTACCCGAAACGTTTCCGGCCGCTGGCCCACCTGGTTTTACGATGAGCCGGGGAAAGACAGCTCTTTCGCCATCGGCGAGTTCTCGCAGCAGGGTAGCCAGGTAACCGGCACGTTCCTCACGCCGTCGGGAGATTACCGTTACCTCCAGGGCGTGGTGGACGGTGATTCGCTCAAATTATCGACGTTCGACGGCTCGCACGCCTACCTGTTTACCGCGCATATCGAAAACGACTCCACGCTCAGCGGTGGCCGCTTCCTGGCGGGGATTACCGCCAAACAGCAGTTCAGCGCGCGGAAAGACAGTTCGGCCCGCCTGCAGGACGCTACCACGCTCAATACCGTGAAAACGCCCGGCGCAAAGCTCGACTTCAAATTCCCCGATCTCGAGGGCAAGCCCGTATCTATCCAGGACGAGCGTTTCAGGAACAAAGCCGTGATCGTTCAGATTTCGGGATCGTGGTGCCCCAATTGCATGGACGAAACCGCGTACCTGAGCGAATGGTATAAAAAGAACAAGGAAAGGGGCGTGGAGATCGTGATGCTGGCGTACGAGCGCACGACCGATTTCGAGAAATCGAAGAAAGCCGCGGAAGGTTTCGCAAAGCGGTTCGACGTCACCTGGCCCGTGCTCATTACCGGCGTAACGCCTTCCGATCCGCAGAAAACGGAGAAGACGCTGCCGCAACTGACGGGGCTGAAAGGCTTCCCGACAACCATTTACCTCGACCGGAGCGGCAAGGTGGTGGAAGTGCACACCGGGTTTAACGGTCCGGGTACGGGGGAGCACTACGAAACGTATAAAAAGGAATTCAATGCATTGATGGACAGGTTGTTGGATTGA
- a CDS encoding YggS family pyridoxal phosphate-dependent enzyme translates to MAVNLTNYRHVQEKLQPFHAQLVAVSKTKPAGSIQALYDAGQRIFGENYVQEMVEKEGLLPKDIQWHFIGHLQSNKVKYIAPFVSMVHGVDSLKLLQEINKQAAKNGRVIDCLLQVHIATEETKFGLNEAELNALLENAAGLPNVRIAGLMGMASNTDDLAQVRREFRQLKALQVAVADRFFKGTDTFRELSMGMSGDFEIALEEGSTLVRIGSLLFGARNYA, encoded by the coding sequence ATGGCAGTGAATCTAACCAACTACCGCCACGTGCAGGAAAAGCTCCAACCCTTTCACGCACAGCTGGTAGCCGTATCAAAAACCAAACCTGCCGGATCTATCCAGGCCCTGTATGATGCCGGCCAGCGGATATTCGGCGAAAATTATGTGCAGGAAATGGTGGAAAAGGAAGGCCTTCTCCCCAAAGACATTCAATGGCATTTCATCGGCCATCTTCAATCCAACAAGGTGAAATACATCGCTCCGTTCGTGAGCATGGTGCATGGGGTCGACAGCCTTAAACTGCTCCAGGAGATCAATAAACAGGCCGCCAAAAACGGCCGGGTGATCGATTGCCTGCTCCAGGTGCATATCGCTACCGAGGAAACGAAGTTCGGATTGAACGAAGCAGAGCTGAACGCCCTGCTGGAAAACGCCGCCGGCCTGCCCAACGTGCGCATCGCCGGGCTCATGGGCATGGCGAGCAATACCGACGACCTCGCCCAGGTACGGCGCGAGTTCCGCCAACTGAAAGCATTGCAGGTTGCGGTGGCAGACCGGTTTTTCAAAGGAACGGACACCTTCCGCGAACTGTCTATGGGCATGAGCGGGGATTTCGAAATAGCCCTGGAAGAAGGCAGCACGCTCGTCCGCATCGGCAGCCTGCTCTTCGGCGCCAGGAATTATGCATAA
- a CDS encoding acyl-CoA dehydrogenase encodes MHFQLTEEHLMIQKAARDFAVNELLPGVIERDEQQKFPVEQVKKLGELGFLGMMVSPEYGGAGLDTVSYVLAMEEISKIDASASVVMSVNNSLVCWGLETYGTEEQKRKYLVPLAKGEIIGAFLLSEPEAGSDATSQRTIGEDKGDHYLVNGTKNWITNANSASVYLVMVQTHPELGSKGINCLIVEKNSPGISLGAKENKLGIRGSDTHSVMFQDVKVPKENRIGEDGFGFKFAMKTLGGGRIGIASQALGIASGAFELALKYSKERKAFGKEISQHQAIQFKLADMATKIEAARLLCLRAAWEKDNHLDYTLSGSMAKVFASETAMWVATEAVQVHGGYGYVKEYHVERLMRDAKITQIYEGTSEVQRIVIGRTILG; translated from the coding sequence ATGCATTTTCAGTTAACGGAAGAACATCTGATGATACAGAAAGCGGCGAGGGACTTTGCGGTGAATGAATTGCTGCCGGGCGTGATCGAGCGCGACGAGCAGCAGAAATTCCCCGTGGAGCAGGTCAAAAAGTTGGGTGAGCTTGGGTTTCTGGGCATGATGGTGAGCCCCGAATACGGTGGTGCGGGGCTCGACACGGTTTCGTACGTGCTGGCGATGGAAGAGATTTCAAAGATCGACGCGAGCGCTTCCGTGGTGATGAGCGTGAATAATTCCCTGGTTTGCTGGGGCCTGGAAACTTACGGAACGGAAGAACAGAAAAGGAAATACCTCGTGCCGCTGGCCAAAGGCGAGATCATCGGCGCATTTTTGCTCAGCGAGCCGGAAGCGGGGTCTGACGCCACTTCGCAGCGGACCATCGGGGAAGACAAGGGTGATCATTACCTGGTGAACGGTACCAAAAACTGGATCACCAACGCCAATTCCGCCAGCGTATACCTCGTGATGGTGCAAACGCATCCGGAGCTGGGCAGCAAAGGCATCAACTGCCTCATCGTAGAAAAAAATTCGCCCGGCATTTCGCTCGGCGCGAAGGAAAATAAACTCGGTATCCGCGGGAGCGATACGCACAGCGTGATGTTCCAGGACGTGAAAGTGCCGAAAGAAAACCGGATCGGCGAAGACGGGTTCGGGTTCAAATTTGCTATGAAGACGCTCGGCGGCGGCCGTATCGGCATTGCTTCCCAGGCTTTGGGGATCGCCAGCGGCGCGTTCGAACTGGCCCTGAAATACAGTAAGGAAAGGAAAGCCTTCGGCAAGGAGATCTCCCAGCACCAGGCCATCCAGTTCAAACTGGCAGACATGGCCACGAAGATCGAAGCCGCCCGCCTCCTCTGCCTCCGCGCAGCATGGGAAAAGGATAACCATCTCGACTATACCCTCAGCGGCTCCATGGCCAAGGTGTTTGCCTCCGAAACCGCCATGTGGGTAGCCACAGAAGCCGTTCAGGTACACGGCGGTTATGGTTACGTGAAAGAATACCATGTAGAGCGCCTCATGCGCGACGCGAAAATTACACAGATCTATGAAGGCACGTCTGAAGTACAGCGCATCGTGATCGGCC